A stretch of DNA from Catenulispora acidiphila DSM 44928:
GCTGCACCCCCGGACGCGGCTCGTCAACCAGCCCGTCCAGACGATCGGCCCGGAACCGGGTCCGCCACCGCCGCACCGTGGAGTGGGCGACCTTCACGCCGCAACCTGCGTGTTGTTCTCACCGACGGCGCAGGCCAAGACGAACCGCGCCCGCAGCGCTAGACCTTGCGCGGTCGAGCGGCGAGACTCCCCGCCAGCCAACGTCCGCCGTTCGGCCTCGGACAGGATCAGTGGCGCCAATCTCGGATCAGGCATGTCATCAGCACACCGTCACACCGGAATCTATCGCGATCAAACCACCCAAACGCCAGCTCGCTCGCAATCTCCGAACCAGCGCACTAGGTGGGCATGGGCAGCGCGACAGGGGTGTTTTGACCGTCCCAGGTGACCCAGATCTCATCCGGCAAAGGGCGGCCCAGCGATCCAAGCAAGATCATTTTTGCGGACTCCTGTGGACGCAATGCTATCCCTGCGGGAGTTTTACCGGTCTCGGGCGCCAGGTTCCGCCGGTCGATTGTGACTCCGATAGCGATAGCGCTACCTATGTTGCGCAACAGATAGGCCTCACCGGTGCCCCGCTGTAGAACGAGCTGAGGCCAAGGCTGCTCGGCATCCGATAAACTCTGACGGGTTTCAGCGGCGGCCTGACGCTGGTCCGAGATCTCGCGTTCAGCGACAGCGGCAGGTCTCTGTGCCGCGTCGTTTGTTTTTCTCTGCGCTCTTATGGTGACAACTATCCCGACAGTGGCTGCTGCTCCTGTGGCCCATGTGGCCACATCACCCCATGCGATGGGAAGCGACATGCCACGAAGCTACACCGTAGCGGAAGGCGTTCCAGGCTCAATGGAGATAATCAGCTCCAAGTGCCACGGTCGAAGTTCGCCTCATCGAAGTTAGGAGGCTGTGAGTGCCGCGCCGCCCGGAATCATTTCCTTGACGGCCATGCGCAGCGACGGGACGGTAATTACCGCCACGATCCGGTTCGACCTGGTCGACAGAACGCTCACCGACCCCGCGGTCGTCATCGACGGCACCGGCCAGGCCGCCCTTCGCCTAAGGACCGCCGTCGGCGCCGCTGGCATCACGGTGCAGGCTGGCGACGACCCGACCGCTGCCGACCTGGCGTCCTGCGGCGCAGTGAAGTCGGCGACATCGCCGCCCGCGCCTTGCAGACCGACGAGTCGCCGTGAGCGTGGTCCGCGTACAGACCGCAGCGGCCGGCCTCGACGCCGCGCTTGGTGCCGCGCCGGCACCTGGCAATCTGTCACTGGCGTGGGCCAACAGCGACGCCACCGTGAGCATCGGACCGGGCTGGACCGCCAGACCGAGCGTCATCGATGGGCGCGGCGTCTAAACCGTCGCAAGATCGTCTAGGTCGATGAACCGACAGCGTGACAGCTCCCCCGGCTAATCAAGGCCGGCGCGTGGCCAACGTGCCCCGGGATCGTCATCTGGGACGATGCACGTACCCGCGGAATGGCCGGGATTATCGAATTCACCGCCGAACACGACGGGCTGACCCTGGTGGCATTGCCCAAATATACGCTGGAGATCAACCCGACCAGGGCATCTGGTCGCTGATCAAGCGGAGCCGGCTGCCTCGCCGAAACCGGCCTGGTCATCCATTCGCCCTGACCCGCGACGACATCACACATTCAAAGTCAGGAGCACCCTGAGACCCACGAACCTGCCAAATCTTGCAACGCTAGACCCGATTGCTGTCAGCCGGAGTGCCGCGATCAGCGCTCTGATTTTCGCAGTCGTACTTTCAGCGCGAGGACGGCCAAGATGACACAGAGGACGGAGAAAAGGCCGAGCATCGTCAATCCGACCAGCCAATGACCTTGCGTGTGAGCCCACATTCGGTCGGAATGCCCGCTCATCTGGGCCGCGGTGCCGGCGGGCGGCCGGGCGAGGCTGTTGAGGTTCGTACTCGAGGCGAGCGCCGCCATGCCCCAGCGCGAGGGGGCGATGTAGCCGATCCAGTTCGTCGGCCCTTTCAGGCCGATCGTCACCCCGTTGAGCGCCACTTGGATGAGGGCGACCCCTGTGGCCAGCCCGACGGCTTGCTCGAGCCGGGCCGCACGGGCCGAGACCAGCAGACCCACCGAGACCGCTGCGACGGCCATGGCGGCCAGGCCGATGAAGAGGTCCGCGGTTCCTCCCACCGCGACCGAAGACACCGGAGCCCCGCGCCACAGAACGAAGACAAGGGTCACCAACGCGGCCTGGACGGCGGCCATGAGCGAGAACACGAGCCACTTGGCGAGGATCACGCTCACGGGACGGCATCCCGTCCGGCACTCCCGCCTGATCACCCCTACCTCGGAGACGATGTCGCTGTAGGTCAGGGCCTGGCCGGTCAGAACGCACACCGTCACCAGGAAGCTCAGTGCGGCGGTGGGTGAGCCTCCGCTTGCGGAATACGACCGGAGGCCCCCCTTCCCCGCGGCCAAGGCAGCCAAGACCGCCCCCGCGCCGGCGATGAGGAAAGGCGCGAGAAGCTGCAGCAACGCCTTGAAGCGCTCGGTGAGCCTTGCGTCTAGCTCTGTACGGCCCCGGGCAAGGAGGAGGGATGCTTGTCGATGGACGAGCACCGCGGTCTCGGCCCACAGGTTCCGGCCGCGAGGGAGCGCCGCGCGCTGCCCGGCGTCCCGGATCAGACGGCTGACCCCGGCGCCCAACCGGTCCAGCGCGGATCCCCTACCACGCGTCTCGGCGTTCCCACCTCCGAGAGGTCCGGATCCGGGCCCCCCGGCGCGGATGTGCCGATTCTGCTGCGCCATCGCGTGGCGGGCTTCGTCACGCGCCTCCTTCGCCGCAGGGCTGTCCGCGTAGGCACTCGCGGCCATGGCGAGGTCCCCGGTTCGCAGCCAGTTCATCAGGCCGCTGTAACCCTCTTCTTCGAACCCGAGCGTTCCCAGCACGTCCGCCGGAGGCCCGAAGAACACGACCCGCCCTTCAGGCCCGACCACCAGGACGTTGTCCGCGGCGTCAAGATGCTCGACGGCGTGAGTCGTCACCGCGACGGTGCAGCCGGTTCCTGCCACATCCGCCAGGATCTCCATGACCTCGCCGTCCAGACCGGTGTCCAGGCCCGATGTCGGCTCGTCGAGCATGATGAGGCGGGGATGCTTGATCAGCTCGAGCGCGATCGACAGCCGCTTCCTCTCCCCGCCTGAGAGCGTCTGGATACGTTTGTGCTGTCTTTCCTCCAAGTGCAAGCGCTCACAGATGCCGAGGACACGGCCGGCGCGGCTGGCCCGCGCGCCGGGAGAGGAGTTCCGGAGCCGATCAGCGAAGGTCAGCGCCTGGTCGACCGTGAGTGCCGGATGGAAGTCCTCGCTTTGCGGCACGAATCCCATCAAGTGGCGGATCTCCTCGGTCCGCCCGATGACCGGCCGGTCGTCGAAGACGATGGATCCCTTGGCCGTCTCGCCGAGCTCGCCGAGAATCGCGCTGAACAACGAAGTCTTGCCCGCGCCGGAGGGACCGATGACAGCGGTGACCGTCCCGCCCGGTTGAGCGAAGGAGACGTTCGTGAGCAGGCTCTTGCCGTCACGGCGCACATGGTTCAGGTCGCCGACGACCAGGCGCCCCTTGTCGGTGACGCGCTCCACGCGCCCGTCGGGCAGCAGCTGCAGGCTGGTGCCGGCCAGGCCGATCGTGGCGCCGGGCCGCAACGGCAGCGTGCGGGAGGTGACCGCGCGCCCCTCCACGTACGGACCGATGTCGGCCTTCTCCAGCACGTGCAGCACGTAGCCGGCGTCGCCCTGCCAGTGAAGGGCGAAGAAGCGTCCGGGGACGGCCGGGTCCGCGAGCAGGCCGGGGCCCGACGCCGCCGAACCGAAGGTCAGTGCGCTTCCCGGCAGCGCCGCGAGATCCATGACCGCCACGTCGCGCAGAGCGCCCGGTCGCCGCGAAGCCGTTCTCGCACCGGCCACCGGCCTCCGGACGGCACGGCTCGGCGCCGGCGATGCCGGCGGGAGCCAGCCGGGCAGATCCGGCGGCACAGCGTCGATGACTACACTCGCCCAGCCTGTTTCCGGGTGGTATCGCAGCAGCGTGCGGCGGTAGGCGGACAGTCGCTGCGAGCAGTGTTCTCGCAACCGGGTCACGCGGGCCCGGGCCACCGCCGCGCGCCGCGCGAGATCGTCCTCGAGCCGGGCGCGGTGCGCCTCCAACGCCTCGGCCTCAGCGACCACGGCCGCTATCGCCGCCTGGGCCTGCCGGTTCCGCCACGCCTGCTCGGCCCGCCGCCGGCCCTTGACGACCCGCGGGTCCGTCACCCACTCGCCGGCGCGCCGGCCGAGCCGGCCGGCATCCTCCAGCACATTCCGCTGCTGCTCGGCCCGTACGGTCGTGACCCGCTCGCGAGTCTGCCGGATCCTGATGGAGGTCGAGGCCAACTCCTCGGCCACGCGTGCCCGGTCGCGCTCGTACCACAGGTATTCGTGCTCGTACGCGTCACGGGTCCGCTCGGCGAGGTAGTCCCGGGTCGGGGTCGACCGCTCCACCAGTTCCGGATCCGGGAGCGGCGCCCGCCCGTCCCGCCGACCGTGGTACCAGTCGGCGAAACGGGCGAACGGACCGTAGTAGACCGCTCCGACCGGCGTGTACGGCCGAGTCGCGCGGCTGCGGAGACGCCAGTGGACCATCAGGAGGCCGAGCCGCCGCAGTGGCCCACGAGCACGACCGACCGGTTCTGCTCGGCGAGCACCGGGTTCAGGCCGTTCTTGGTGACGTCGTCGACGTGCGTCGACCAGTGGGTCCCGACGCCCTCGGGCTTCAGGTTGGCGCGCGGGATACCGAGCGTCACCAGTTCGTCGACGACGGCCTGGGCCCGTTCGGCCGACAGCTTCAGCCGACCGGCTTCGTCTCCCCACGTCGCGGTGGTCCCGACGACCTCTATGGTGGCGCCGGGAAGATACGGTTTGACCGTCGCCGCATAGTTCGCGAGCGTGGTGTGCGCTGCCGCGGGGTCGCGGAACTGCGTCGTGTCCGGTTCGAAACCGACGGTCCCGCTGTCCGCGAAGACGGTCGTGCCGCAGAATGGCCCGGGCTTCGGCGGGGCGGGCAACGGGACGAGACCGACGGCTGGGTAACCCGCCGTCGAGCTGTCCGCCAGGCTCGCGTCCGGCTCGAAGGAGACGTCGCACGCGCCGGCCTTCACCAGAAGCGTCTGCCAGATGTGTTTCAGGTTCGTGATCAGCGGTTGACCGATGTCCGGCTGAGGGGTCACCGTCTGGCCGACGCCGACGAAGACCACTCGTATCCCGTGCAGATCGGGCAGCTCACCGCTGTTCGACAAGGACGTCGCGATCTCTGCGGGAGTGGCTTCCAGCAACCCCGGGGTCCGGAAGTCCAGCGGCGCGGACGTCTGGAGTCCGGAGTCGGCCACGATCAGGGTTCCCCGGTGCTTCATCTGATCGGTCGTCTTGCGGATCGCCATCAGGTCGTCGGCCTGCGGCTGCGAGGGTTTCAAGGACGACGCGACCGTGTTCACGTAGGACACGTACTGGTCACGCTCCGTTTTGATCCCGATGCTGCCCTTCGCGGTCGTGGCGAAGGGTTCGTCGTACGCCAGATGGGGAACCCCGTCGAGTTCGGTGACCACCACGGGCGCCGCCGGCTTGGCCTTCGCCGCCGCGGTGATCAGCGCGGTGACCTGATCGGCGAAGTCACCGGGGAGCACCGGTTTCGGGCTGTTGGCACGCAGCCCGAGGACCAAACCCACCGGGGCGCCGCTCTCCGCGGCCCCACACGCGCTCGACGGCTGGGAAGCCTGCGCGACGGAGTGCTTCTTCGACCCGCCCCCGCACCCGGCGCACAGCACCGCCGCCGCCATGCACAGGGCCATGGCGCGCGGGAACATCGGGGACCGGCGGTCCCGGACAGACTCGGAGACGATTTCATTCATGGTCTGGATCGTCCTTAAAGGGAGAATCGAAGTCGTCGGATCCGGAGCCACGAGACTTGGCCTTGTCCGAGACGGCGGACGGGGGCGGGAACAGGCCGTCGGTGGCGGCCGGATCCTGGAGCCGGACGGCGATGCACTGCCGCACGAGCTCTTCGAGTTCGGCGGCGAACGCCTTCAGAGCGGTGCCCTGGGCCTTGTACCGCGTCTTGTCGTGCTCTTCGCGCCCGATCGCGCGGTCCAGGGCGCCGACGGCGAGGGCATGCGCGGAGTTGTTGCGGTGGCTCCGCCACTGTGCCTTGATCAACCGGCTGCGGGCTCTGCGATAGTCGGTACGGGCTGCGTCATGCTCGACGTACGCGGTGACGATAGTGAGGGCGCCGGTGGCGAGGTACAGCGCCAGGAACAGCAGGGCGACCACCAGCGGGCTCGCCCCGCCGCTGTGATCGGCGGCCGGTGCCGCCTGCCCCAGGACGCTACCGCCGTTGGATGCCGTCGCGGGCTTGCGCCAGCGGATCACGAAAGCCATGACGCCGAGGCCGGCCCAACAGAGGATGACACAAGCCGCGATCACACCCCGTCCCCTGCCGATGTTGTCCGACCGGTCGCGCAGCGCGACCCCGCCCTGGTGTGCCAGAGCCAGGGCGATGCCGATAATTCCCGACACCAAAGACCGCACCTGCCAGTCGCCGAGATCCCTCATCTGGGTCCCGATCGCCTGCTCGAAGGCGATGTAGTCGGCGATCGCCCCCAGGAGGAGAATGATCACGACGGCCGTCACGCCTCTGCGGTCCACCGCCAGCCGGGGCGGCTTGTGGAACGTCATGACCGCGGCGGTATCGTGCCGTCCCCACAGCGACTCGGTTGCCAGCCGCAACCGCTGTGTGAAGGTCGCCATCACAGTCCCCCTGCTTCCCGAGCGCGCCGCCGGGCGGGAGCCAGGCTTCGGATCCGCTGACGTGCCTCCTCCAGGGCCGTCGTGGCGTCCTCGATCTCCGAGGCGTCGGTGCGCAGCGCCATGACGAGCGGTTCGACTCGAGCCCGCGCGCGGTCGACCTCCAGTTCGGCGGTCTCCCGCCGGCCCTCGTAGTCGCGCTCCGCGGCCGACAGCCAGCCGCACAGCCAGGCCTTGACGGTCCCGTCCAGGACGTGGCCGGTGCCGAAGTCAACCCCGCTGCCGAGCTGGTCCACGCGGCGCCTCACTTCGCGGTCGTAGTACTCCGTGAAGGACGCGGACAGGACCCGAGCCGGATCGGCCCACTCCGGTATTGCGTCTAGGCCGGGGATCCGGCCCGGCCACCGTCGATTGACGATCATTTCGTACTCCCCTCAGGGTTCTGATGACGGCGAGCCAGCTCGTCAAGGACCTCCGGCCCGTTGCGGTGCGACCGGATCAGACTTCGCATGTAGGACACACTCCGCCGGTCGCCATGCCGGTCGATCAGCCGCTTGCGGGTTTCCAGCACGTTCTGCTCCAGGTCGACCCCGGCCTGGAACCGTTCAAGATCCGCCCGGGCCGCGGCAGCCTCCTCGGCTGCCTTCTGGTACTCGGACTCGGCGCGGCGGCGCCTGGCCGCGTGCTCGGCCGTCCGGCGGCTGGCGACGACCGCCTCGCTGGTCCTCGCCTCGCTGGTCCCCACCTCCCCGGACCGGCGGCTCCGCAGCGCGGCGGCCGGCAGCTCGACCTCGATGGCGTTGAATTCCTGAAGCTTGGCGTCGCGCCGCTCCTCGGCTTCCTTCACTTGCAGCCTCAAGCTGTCCAGACCTCTCTTGTGCCCGCGCTGGGCGCGCCACTTAGCGAACTTCAGGTCCTCGCGCCCTTTCTGGACCTCGCCGCGCGCACGCAGCAGGCGCTCCGACGGGGTGTGCGCCGGGCCGCCCTCCCGGGCGTCGCGGATGTCGGGCAGGCCGCCCTCGGCGTCACGGCGTCCGTTGAGCCAGTCGGAGAGCCGGGCGAGCACCCCGTACAGCACGGGGGCGGCGGGCCTGGCCGTCCAGCGCCGGTATTGCGGATGTTCCTCTTGCTGGTCCCCGGCCATCGGCGATCCTCCCCGGGCGTGTAATTCCTGTGAATGAATCAGCGCCAAGGGTCTGACGGACCGCTCGCAACTCACCCGGATCCACATGTCCCGCCGCCCCGAAGTCGCATCTTCTGGAATTCGTCCGTCAGAGACCTTCAGGCCGCTGATTCGCACCCGGCGCGGCTGTCGGCGGCACAGAATCCCGCACGGGGAATCCCTATTCGGCGCCGTAGCCGCCGGAGCGGACAGCGGCGCCGGAATCCCGCGTACGTCGAGAGCACCCAGCAGGAGGGGCACAGTGCCACAGGTATGGGAATCGACCGCGAGACCGGTCGCGGTGGTCGGGCAGATCGCCGCGGTGACCGGTCTGACCGACGCCGGCATGGCGGCCGTCGACGCGCTGCTCGGGTATGTGCGCGACGGGACCGCCGGCGCGGACACCGGCATGAGGCTCGGCGCGATCTTCGGCGTGGTGATCGGGCTGTTCATCGCCGCCATGCGGATGCGCGCCGGGGTCATGGACGCCCCGCGCCGGGTGCCCCGGGTCGGCGACTTCGTCGGCGGGTGGCAGGTGCTCGGCATGACCGCGCGCGGCGGATACCGGTTCGAGGTGCGCGACGCCCTCGGCCGGCACGGCACGCTGCGGCTGATCGACCAGCGCAGCGATTTCGGCGCCGGCGTCGCCATCCAGCGGCTTCAATACGAGGCGAGCGTCCTGAAGTCGATCGACTCCGAGTATGTGGGGAAGGTTCTGGCCGACGGACGCATACGGAACCTGTATTACCTGGTCACCGAGTACTTCGCGGGCACGACCCTCCTCCGGCGGGTCGCACCGCATGGAGAAGGAGTCCTGCCGTTGCGGGATTACGAGCTCTTCCAGGCCGCTCGGGGAACCGTCGCTGCGCTCGCGGAGATCCACGGTCGGCACGCTGTTCACGAAGCCGTCTGTCCGGAGACCGTCATTCTCCGCGACCACGGGATCGGCGGGATCGCCGAACTGGGGCATCGCACGCCGTTCGAGCTGCGGAACGGAAGCACGGTGGACTCCAAGGGCTATGCCGCGCCGGAAGGCTGCGGATCCGCAGCCGCCGACATCTACGGGTGGGCCGCGAGCATGGTCTTCGCAGCGACCGGGCGGCATCCGATGCCCGCCGTCGCCGGCGGACCCGGGGCACCGGATCTGTCGGAATGTCCGGAGTGGATCCGTCCGCTTCTGGCCGAGGCGTTGGACGGCGACCCGGACCGCCGGCCGGAGGCCGACGCCCTGGCGACCCGGCTCGATGCCATCGGCGAGCGTCTAAAGATGTCGCTGAAGATTCCAGAACCGGCTCACCCGGCACGTTCGGACATGATCCTGCCGCGGTGGCTGGCCGGCACGCTCGTTCTGGCGCTGGCCGATCTCCTCATCACCGCGGCCACACTGCCGACTCCGGCTCGGCCTGTCACGGTACCCCCACCGGCCGCCTCGACCTCGGCGGCACCCACGACCGCCACGACAGCGTCCGCCACGCCCACGCTCCAACCCGCGACGCCCACGCCGACGCCGACGCCGACGCCGTCGCCCATCCCGACGCCCACACCGACGCAGCCCACGACGACTGCTCCGGTCGCAGAGTTGACGACGTCCCTCGGACCTGATCGGTGGCCGACCGATGCCCAGGACGGGTCACCCGCGATGTATGCGTATTTCGGCGCCTCGTTCTATTGGCCGCAGTGGACATCGTGTGACGATCGCGTCTGCATCACAAGTGATGGCGGCCCTAAGGTCGATGTTTACACTGTGCACCCGATCAAGCAGATCGCGAAATTCAGTTCCCAGGTATCGAGTCCGTATCAGCAGTTGCTCGCTCAGGGGTTCAAGCCCGCTGAGGCGAAGGATTTGCTGAAGATGGATTAGGGACGCGCCGGGACGACCACGGGCCGGATCGCCAGATCCGGCCCGTTCGGCGCGGCGGCGATCAGCGGAGGCAGGGGACCCGGATCGAGGTCGCGCAGACGGCACCGAACCTCGTGGACAGCCTCGCCCGTGCTGCGCCCGGCGTCGAGCTCCGCGTGGACCGGGTAGCCGGCGACCGCCGGCCAGAGATTCGGGGACCGGGCGGCGCCAGCCGACGACGCCGGTAAACCCGGCGGACAGCAGGCGATCCGCCAACGGCATGAGGTGGTCCGGCTGCAGGATTGCCAGGCCGCCTGAGACGGCGATGCCGTCGTCCCAGGCGAGCCGCTCGCCGCTGGCGATTTCCAGCAGGCCCTCCGGCCGCGGGCCACTTCCGGTCGCACCGGGGGTTCACGACGAAGACGGGCGGTTTCCAGGAGTGTGCGGCTCGCGATGAGCCAGGCTTCTGAGTTGTGACAATGACGCAACATGGGCGACGCGGATCTCGAGACCGTCATCGGCTTGGTCGGAGACCGACGGCTTCGCGGGATTCTGCGAGATCTCGTCCGTCCCGTCGAGGAGGACAGCGGAGCCAGCCGGCATCCAGCCACCCGATGCCTCGAACCGGCCCTCCACGGCGTTCCACCACAGCCCGCGCACGGGCTCGGCGAACCGCAACGCACTGGCACCCACCGCCCGCAGATCCTCGGACAGCGGCGCCAGCCGGGATCCCAGCTCCGCAAGCGTGCCCTCCGGAGACAGGGTTGCGGTGTAGACGAGCGCCGGAACACCGTCGGGGTCCTCGCTCACGATATCTTCGGCCGCGGCCAGCAAATGCCGGACCGACGCCTGTACGTCACCGTCGGGGGTACCGCCCGGCGCGTCCTTCTCGACACCGTCCCATCCGCCGTCGTCCCACCGGCCGCGGAGGTGCAGGGCGACCGCGAGGAGGAACCGATCGAGGCCGGACGGCGCTTCGGCGCTATGCACCACTGCCGCCGCAGCCGCTACGAAGCGATCAACCCATGCGGGCGGTTCCTCGGCTTGCAGGAAACCCACCGCCGTCGCATAAGGATCGTCATCGACATGGGGATCGCGGCCGGCGCCGATCAAGTAACGGACGTTGCGACGCAGCACGTCGACGTCGACCGCGAGCACAGGACGGACGTGCGCGACATGCGGACGTGTTTCCGGCTCTCCCTGAAAAAGCTCGACAGGCCAGGGAATTCGGGGGTCGGTGGTCCACTCCGTATCCTCGACACGGACGTCGCCGAGCCGTATCCCCACCAGATCGATCTGCTTGAGGTCTTTCAAGATCCGCGTCAGCTCCGGCATCATCTCGGCGGGGGTTGTCGGGTCCGGCGAGCCGAGCACGGCCAAAAGCCGCCGCAGCGCGCCAACGGCGGTGCGCATCCCGGCCGCGCCCGCGGCAAGTTGCGCCTGGCTCCGGGCCGCAGACAGCTCACTCAGGCGGGAGTCAGCCCGGTCGAGGTGTTCGGCGAGATCAGTCGGCGTGCCGTGCCCGAGCAGCGCCGCAAGTCTGTCCGGCTCCTGAAGAACGAACTGGACTCGGCGCAAGGCCGCAAAACTCACCGCGACCCGGGCCACCGCGGACAGACCGGACAGCGTCGCGGCGCCGTCGAGCTCCGCCTCGAGCAGAGCTGTACCACTGTCCGCATCGGCGGTCGCACCGTCGTGAAAGGCGAAGCTCAGGCACTGGCCTATCCCGAGCAGGACGGTGGCCCGGTGCCGTACCGGGTCGTCCGGCTCGAAGTGGCAGCGCGCCTCCTCCATGGCCTCGACGATCTCCGTCAGGAAGGGATGCGCGGCTGTGGAACCCACGCCCGTCCGGACGTAGTCGGCCCACAGCCGCTCTCCGAGATCGACCAGCGGCATCGCCCTGGCCCGGCCTTCGAGCCCGAGCAGCACTGCCCTGATACGTTCCGTTTCCGGGCTCATCTCAGTCCCCTTACTGTCCTCCGTGGACAAATCCGGCCCAGGCCCGCACATCCGGGATGTCGACTGCCTCGACCTCGCCGCGCAAGGCGCGCGGCATGGTGTCCGGGATCTCGCGCCCCGGATCCAACAGCCACAGCTGCGCCCGCCGCAGCGCGTCCCACGGCGCGAGCCCCTGCGTCCGCAGGTAGTGGTGGACCATGAACATCAGGACCGACGTCGTCCCGTCCGGCACGGCCCACAGCGTCGACAGCACCGATCGCACTCCGCCGGCGAGGAAAGCGGTACCGAGGCTGTACGACTCGTCGTAGCCGTGGATCGACCACGCCGTACGGCAAGCAGCCAGGACTGCGAGGCTGATTCCGCAGTCGGTGGTGAGAGCCAGAAGGTCCAGCACTTCCCGCGCCGACATCCGGCTGCCGCCGGCGAGAAGCAGGTACGAAGTGCTCCCGGTCGCGTCCCCTCGGGTGATGTTGTGGCACGCCAAGTGCAAGAGTTCGCCAGGGTGCGCGGCGCAAAGCCAGTCGCCGAGTTCGGCGACCGTCCCGGCTCCGGCCCGGCACACCGTCCCGTCGGTGCGTCGGCCGACATGGAGCCCTTCGCGGTAGAAGGTCCGGTGGACGGCCTCGGCCTCCGCCCGGGCCGCGACCAGCGGCACGCCGATGTCGCCGGTGTCCGGGTCGCCGACCACCAGGCCGACGGGGATCGGCTGCACCGGCGCGAACGCCGCGGACCGGTACAGCATGCGGGCCGACGCGGTCTGCGACACGGCGACGTGTTCAAGCGCGTAGCCGCCGGTGTCCCCCCGGGCCGCCGCCCACGGGATCAGCGCGAGCTCACCCATCGCCACCAGGAAGATCCGGTGCGGCCGACCGGCCGGCGGCTGCGGCAAGGTCGGCAGGTACTGCCCGATCAGCGGTCCCATCGCCGCACTCCATGCCCAGTCGCAGGTAGCGTCGACGAGGCTGGCCGTCGGACCGGCTCCGTCCGGGAAGACG
This window harbors:
- a CDS encoding serine/threonine-protein kinase; its protein translation is MPQVWESTARPVAVVGQIAAVTGLTDAGMAAVDALLGYVRDGTAGADTGMRLGAIFGVVIGLFIAAMRMRAGVMDAPRRVPRVGDFVGGWQVLGMTARGGYRFEVRDALGRHGTLRLIDQRSDFGAGVAIQRLQYEASVLKSIDSEYVGKVLADGRIRNLYYLVTEYFAGTTLLRRVAPHGEGVLPLRDYELFQAARGTVAALAEIHGRHAVHEAVCPETVILRDHGIGGIAELGHRTPFELRNGSTVDSKGYAAPEGCGSAAADIYGWAASMVFAATGRHPMPAVAGGPGAPDLSECPEWIRPLLAEALDGDPDRRPEADALATRLDAIGERLKMSLKIPEPAHPARSDMILPRWLAGTLVLALADLLITAATLPTPARPVTVPPPAASTSAAPTTATTASATPTLQPATPTPTPTPTPSPIPTPTPTQPTTTAPVAELTTSLGPDRWPTDAQDGSPAMYAYFGASFYWPQWTSCDDRVCITSDGGPKVDVYTVHPIKQIAKFSSQVSSPYQQLLAQGFKPAEAKDLLKMD
- a CDS encoding OmpA family protein yields the protein MNEIVSESVRDRRSPMFPRAMALCMAAAVLCAGCGGGSKKHSVAQASQPSSACGAAESGAPVGLVLGLRANSPKPVLPGDFADQVTALITAAAKAKPAAPVVVTELDGVPHLAYDEPFATTAKGSIGIKTERDQYVSYVNTVASSLKPSQPQADDLMAIRKTTDQMKHRGTLIVADSGLQTSAPLDFRTPGLLEATPAEIATSLSNSGELPDLHGIRVVFVGVGQTVTPQPDIGQPLITNLKHIWQTLLVKAGACDVSFEPDASLADSSTAGYPAVGLVPLPAPPKPGPFCGTTVFADSGTVGFEPDTTQFRDPAAAHTTLANYAATVKPYLPGATIEVVGTTATWGDEAGRLKLSAERAQAVVDELVTLGIPRANLKPEGVGTHWSTHVDDVTKNGLNPVLAEQNRSVVLVGHCGGSAS
- a CDS encoding ATP-binding cassette domain-containing protein, whose amino-acid sequence is MEAHRARLEDDLARRAAVARARVTRLREHCSQRLSAYRRTLLRYHPETGWASVVIDAVPPDLPGWLPPASPAPSRAVRRPVAGARTASRRPGALRDVAVMDLAALPGSALTFGSAASGPGLLADPAVPGRFFALHWQGDAGYVLHVLEKADIGPYVEGRAVTSRTLPLRPGATIGLAGTSLQLLPDGRVERVTDKGRLVVGDLNHVRRDGKSLLTNVSFAQPGGTVTAVIGPSGAGKTSLFSAILGELGETAKGSIVFDDRPVIGRTEEIRHLMGFVPQSEDFHPALTVDQALTFADRLRNSSPGARASRAGRVLGICERLHLEERQHKRIQTLSGGERKRLSIALELIKHPRLIMLDEPTSGLDTGLDGEVMEILADVAGTGCTVAVTTHAVEHLDAADNVLVVGPEGRVVFFGPPADVLGTLGFEEEGYSGLMNWLRTGDLAMAASAYADSPAAKEARDEARHAMAQQNRHIRAGGPGSGPLGGGNAETRGRGSALDRLGAGVSRLIRDAGQRAALPRGRNLWAETAVLVHRQASLLLARGRTELDARLTERFKALLQLLAPFLIAGAGAVLAALAAGKGGLRSYSASGGSPTAALSFLVTVCVLTGQALTYSDIVSEVGVIRRECRTGCRPVSVILAKWLVFSLMAAVQAALVTLVFVLWRGAPVSSVAVGGTADLFIGLAAMAVAAVSVGLLVSARAARLEQAVGLATGVALIQVALNGVTIGLKGPTNWIGYIAPSRWGMAALASSTNLNSLARPPAGTAAQMSGHSDRMWAHTQGHWLVGLTMLGLFSVLCVILAVLALKVRLRKSER